Sequence from the Lysobacter solisilvae genome:
ATCGATACCCTCGCCCGCTTTGCCGCGCCGGACGCGATCGTGTTCCAGGCCTGCGACGACCCGGCCGATTCGCATTACGCCGAACTCCACGCCATGGGCGAGGAGATCGCCGCCCTGCGCACGGTCGAGGGCCGACCGTACCGGCTGTTTCCGCTGCCCTAGGCGCGCCCGATCGTGGACGAGGGTCGGCGCCTCGCCGCCAGCTACGCCAACTTCCTCATCGTCAATGGCGCCGTGCTGATGCCGGCCTACGGCGACGAGGCCGATGCCCGCGCGCAGGAGGTACTGGCACAGGCCTTCCCGGACCGCGAAATCGTGGCCATTCCCTGCCGCCCGCTGATCTGGCAGAACGGCAGTCTGCACTGCCTGACGATGCAGTTGCCGCTGGGCGTGGTTGCCTGAGCCTCACCCCAGCGCGTCCTACAATGACGCGGGAATACCGAAGCGAGCGCACATGAAGAAGACCACCCTGCCCGTCGCCCTCATCCAGGAACGCAACCACGGCGACGCCGATGCCAACCTCGAGGTGATCGAAGCCCGCGTCGCCGAAGCGGCCAGGCGCGGCGCACGGCTGGTGCTGCTGCAGGAACTGCACAACGGCCCGTACTTCTGCCAGCACGAATCGGTCGGCGAGTTCGACCTTGCCGAGCCGATCCCCGGCCCGAGCACCCAGCGGCTGGGACCGCTGGCCAGGCAGCATGGCGTGGTGCTGGTGTCCTCGCTGTTCGAGAAGCGCGCGACCGGCCTGTACCACAACACCGCCGTGGTCTTCGACAAGGACGGCTCGACCGCGGGCAAGTACCGCAAGATGCACATCCCCGACGACCCGGGCTTCTACGAGAAGTTCTACTTCACGCCGGGCGACCTGGGCTTCGAGCCCATCGACACGTCGGTCGGCCGTCTCGGCGTGATGGTCTGCTGGGACCAGTGGTACCCCGAGGGCGCGCGGATGATGGCGCTGGCCGGCGCGGAACTGCTGCTCTATCCCACCGCCATCGGCTGGGATCCCGACGACGAGCAGGCCGAGAAGGACCGCCAGCGCAATGCCTGGATCCTCAGCCATCGTGGCCACTCGGTGGCCAACGGCCTGCCGGTCCTGTCGTGCAACCGCGTGGGCCATGAAGCCTCGCCTCTGGGCACCTCCGGCATCCAGTTCTGGGGATCGAGCCACGTCCTGGGCCCCCAGGGCGAATTCCTGGCCGAGGCCAACCAGAACGAACCGGAAATCCTGATGTGCGAGGTCGACATGGAACGCAGCGAGCACGTCCGCCGCATCTGGCCGTTCCTGCGCGACCGCCGCATCGACGCGTATGGCGATCTGCTCAAGCGGTACCGCGACTGACATGTCCGACACTGCGGCGGCCAGGCCGAGCCTGCGCGCGGCGACCGCGGCCGACCTGGCGGCGATCACGGCGCTGTATGCCGAGGAAGTCCGCACGGGCCTGGCGACGTACGAGTACGCGCCCCCGGACGAACCGGAAATGGCCAAGCGCTGGCAGGCGATCGTCTCGCAGGGCTATCCGTTCCTGGTGGCCCACCTGGATGAGCGCCTTGCCGGCTACGCCTACGCGAGCGCCTATCGCACGCGCGAGGGGTATCGCTGGACGGTTGAGGACACCGTCTACGTGCATCCGGCGCTGGCCGGACGAGGCGTCGGCCGCTCCCTGCTTCAGCGTCTGATCGATGACTGCACCACGCTGGGCTACCGGCAGATGGTCGCGGTCATCGGCGACCGCTCCAACGCTGCCTCGATCGCGCTGCACACCCGGCTCGGGTTTGCCACGGTGGGCACCTTCAGGGGGCTGGGCCGCAAACACGGCCAATGGCTGGATACGGTGCAGATGCAGCGTCCGCTGGGTTTTGGCGACAGCTGCGCGCCCTGACCGCCGAACCGACGAGCCTCGCCAGCCCTGAGACGCCGCTTTGCCGGTGCTGACGAGCGGTCGCCTAGAAACGAACGATCGTGCTATTGTTCGCCGCATGAACGCTCTCACCGCCACGTCCAAGGGTGCCGCCACGCGGGACGCCATCATCGAGCGGGCCTACGAGATCGCCCGGTTCTCCGGCGTCGAGGGCCTGTCGATCGGGCCGCTGGCCCAGGCGGTGGGCATGTCCAAGAGCGGCGTCTTCGCCCATTTCGGATCCCGCGAGGACCTGCAGATGGCGGTGATCGAATCGGCCGCCACGCGCTTCGGCGAAGCGGTCCTGATGCCGGCACTGTCGCAGCCTCGCGGCCTGCCCCCGCCTGCGCGCCGTCATGCACCACTGGTTCGAGTGGGTCCGCGGCAATTCCGGCGGTTGCGTGTTGCTGGGTTCGGTCACCGAGTACGACGACCGCCCCGGCCCCATCCGCGACCAGGTGCTGCGCAACGAGCAGCGCTGGCGCACAGAGCTTCGCCGCACCATCCAGCTGGCCATCGACTGCGGCCACCTGCGCGAGGGCGACACCGACCAGTACGCCTTCGAGCTCTACGCGATCCCGCTCGCGGTGCACCACGAATCCGGCCTGTTCGGCTACGACCTGGCCCGTCGTCATGGCGACAGCGCGGTCGAGCGCTGGATCGCCAACTACTCCCCCCACTGCCTGATCCGCCCCCGAGGTATGCCATGAACGCCATCGTTCGCCGTCCCGGCACGACCAGCATTAGCACGATCGTTCGTAATGTCATCGCCCTGTATGCGGTGCGACTGGAATTCCTGCTCGCCGGTCCCCTCGCCCCCGAGGCCATGGCACGGAAGGCGGGCGAGCTGTTCACCCGCCCCTTCCGCTCGTCCCGCAGCCGCGCGCTGGCCGCCCCCACCTGCGGGGCCGCGGAGTTCGACCTCGACATCGATGGCCTGCCCATCCACACCTATGTCTGGGGTGATCCGCACCGCCAGCCCTACGTGCTGTTCGCGCACGGCTGGTCGAGCCATGGCACGCGCGCGGCGCCGTGGCTGCGTCCGCTGCAGGACGCCGGCTACGCGGTGGTGGCGTTCGACCAGGCGGCGCACGGACGCAGCGGCGGCAGCCACACCACCCTGCCCGATTTCACCTGCCACCTGCTGTCGGTCGCGCGCCACTTCGGTCCGGCCGCCGCCGTGATCGGCCATTCGCTGGGCGGCGCCGCCGCCGCGCTGGCGCTCGCGCGCGGGCTGCGCGCCGAGCGGGCGATCCTGATCGCGCCGGCGGCCGATCCGCTGGCCGCGGTGGAACGCTTCTCGCGCTTCGTCTGGCTGGCCGGCTGGCTGGGTCGCCGGATGTTCGCGCGTTTCGAACAGGCCATGCGTTTCGACGCGACCGAGCTGCAGGCGCACGTCAACGCCCCGGCGATCGGCCGCCCCGCGTTGATCGTGCATGACGTGGAGGACCGCGAAGTGCCGTGGTCCGAGGGCGAGCGGTGGGCGCGCTTCTGGCCCGACTCCCGGCTCCTGAGCACGCGCGGCCTGGGCCACAACCGCATCGCCGACGATGCCGGCGTGATCGGGGCGGCGCTGCGCTTCCTGCGTGGAGAGGTGGTGGGCGACCGGGTCGTTTCCAGCCCGAACCTGCCCTACGGATTCGCCTGAGTCCCGGCACGGAACTTCCCGGGAGCTCGCGGCAGCCGTCGCCTGCGGGCCTGCGCGCCGTCGGTTTGCCCGTGGCGGCGCGCACGCTCTATCCTGCCCGACTTCGTGCGACGGGCACGCCTGACTGCGCGCCTCGCGCTCCGGACTGGATGAACGATTCGATGAACCCTGGCCTCGACGGCCAGCCCCACGCCATCGTCGAGCGCGACGGCGTGCGCTACACCCTGCTGGGCACCGCGCACGTCTCGCGCGCCAGCGTGGACGCGGTGCGCGATGCCGTGGCCAGCGGCCGCTACGACGCCGTCGCGGTGGAACTGGACGCGCCGCGCCTGCAGGCGCTGACGGAACCGGACGCCCTGGCCAAGCTCGACCTGGTGCAGGTGATCCGCACCGGCCGCACCGCGATGTTCGCCGCCAACCTGGCCCTCGCCGCGTACCAGCGCCGCCTGGCGGAGCAGCTGGGGATCGAACCTGGCGCGGAACTGCGGCAGGCCGTGCTCGACGCGCGCGAGCGCAACCTGCCCGTGCACCTGATCGACCGGGAAGTCGGCCTGACCTTCCGCCGTGCATCCCACCGCCTGGGCTGGTGGGGCCGCGCCAAGCTGGGCGGCGGCCTGGCCGCCTCCCTGTTCGTCGACGAGCAGGTGGGCGACGACGAGATCGAGAAGCTCAAGCAGGGCGACATGCTCGAATCCAGCTTCAGCGAGTTCGCCAGCGACAGCCCGGAAGTGTTCGACACCGTCATCGCCGAGCGCGACCGCTACATGGCGGCACGCCTGCGCGAATCGCACGGCGATGCCCGGGAAGTGCTCGCGGTCGTCGGCGCCGGCCACCTGCAGGGCATGGCCCGCCACCTGCGCGAGGAAACCCGCGAACCGGCGTCCCTGCGCGAGGAACTGGAGGCGCTGCCGAAGAAGAGCGACATTCCCTGGTTCACCCTGCTCCTCGCCGCGTTCGTGATCGGCGGTTTCGGCTGGGGCTTCTACCGCGGGGGGCTGGAAGTGGGTTCCGACCTGCTGCTGCACTGGGTCCTGGCGACCGGCACCCTAGGCGCCATCGGTTGCGCCATCGCCGGCGGCCATCCGCTGAGCATCCTGACCGCATTCGTCGCCTCCCCGGTCACCCCGCTCCATCCGGCGCTGGCGTCGGGCACGCTCAGCGCCCTGGTCGAAGCCTGGGTACGCAAGCCTACCTATGCCGACTTCATGGCCCTGCGCGATGACGTGGGCACGCTGAAGGGCTGGTGGAAGAACCGCGTCGCCCGCGTGCTGCTCAACTTCTTCCTGACCAGCCTGGGCACGGCCATCGGCGTGTGGACCGGCGGCGCGGCGATGCTGAGCAAGTTGCTGGGCTGAGTTCCGCCCGGCAGGGCCATCGCTCGTTGGAACAAGCCGATTGGCGGGCGGCCATCGGTTGAGTGGGCCTGCCAGCTGCGCGCAGCACGACGGCCTGGACACGTCGGCGGGATGCGTTCCCGCGCTGACGGGCTGCCCGGTTGAACGACCTGCCGCCGTAACCCTCGTGCCGGCTTGATCAACCCGCCGGCCTGGTTCCGGACAACGGGGCCACTCACGGCAGACAAGCTCTACTCCCCACCAAAACAAACGGGCCGGTTTCCCGGCCCGTCCGCTTGGTTCGATCGTGCCCGGCCTTTACGGGCCGGGCAATATCGCCGTGACCGAGCCGGCCGGCAGGGCCGGTTTGCCCTGGGCGCGACGGATCACGCGCACCGTGCCCGTCCTCAGGTCGTCCAGCAGCGCATAGATCGTCGGCAGGAACAGCAGGCTCACCAGCGTGGAGAACGCCAGGCCGCCGGCGATGGCACGCGCCATCGGGTAGTACGCCGGGCCGTCGCCGCCCATCTGCGTGCCGCCGATGGCGATCGGCACCATCGCCAGGATGGCCGTGCCCATCGTCATCAGGATCGGGCGCAGGCGTTCCTTGCTGCCCACCACCAGTGCCTCGGTGCGGTCCAGCCCCCGGCGGCGCAGGTTGTTGATGTGCTCGATCATCACGATGCCGTTGTTCACCACCACGCCCATCAGCACCAGGATGCCGATGAAGGCCATGATGTTGAACTCGGTGCCGGTCATCCAGAACAGCCAGAACACACCGAACACCGAGAACAGCACGCCGGACATGATCGCGGCCGGGAACAGCAGGGACTCGAACACGGCCGCCATGACGATGTAGATCAGCAGCAGTGCGATGGCCAGGTTGAACAACATCTGCTTCATCGCCTCGTCGTCGTCGCCGAAGCCGCCGCCCTCGAAGCTGTAGCTGTAGCCCGGCGGGAACGACACCGACTTGAGCGATTCCTCCATCGCCTTGCGGGCGTCGGGCATGGTCACCTTGTCGGGCAGGCCCGCCTGGATGGTCAGCGTCGTCTGCCGGTTGGCGCGCTTGATCGAGGTCGCCGCGGGCTTCACGTCCACGTCGACCATCGCCAGCAACGGCACCGTGCGGCCGTCCGGCGCGCGCACCGTGAACGACGCGATGTCCTCCACGCCGAAGTGGTCGGCGCCGGCAAAGCGGATCCACACCGGCACTTCGCTCTCGCCCCGGCGGAATTCCCGCAGCGGCGCTCCGCGCAGGGCCAGGCCGACGAACTGCGAGACCTGCTGGGCGCTGAAGCCGAAGGACGCCGCGCGCTCGCGGTCCACGTGGACGCGCAGCTCGCTGTTGGTGTCACCGATATCGATGCGGACGTCGCGCAGTTCCTTGCGCTTGGACAGGATCGGCACCAGGTCCCGGCCCAGCTCGGTCAGCGTTTCGGTGGAGTCGCCGACCAGGAAGACCTGAGCCTTCTGGCCGGGTCCGCCGCCGCCGGGACCGTTGTCGCCACCCGCGCCGATGGTCGCCCGGGCCGACTTGGGGATCTCCTTGCTGATGGCGTCCACCAGCGGCTTGATCGAGCCGGCGTCGTCGGCGAAGGTCACGCGGGTACCGGCCCAGCCTTCCTCGCTGTACCAGGAGTAGATCTGTTCGATGTGGTACTTCTTGCGGTTGGCATCCAGGAACTGCTCCACCCGCAGCACTTCGTCCGACATCTGCTCCTTGGTGTAGCTGCCGTTCCACTGGTAGAAGAACTCGGTCTCCTTGCCTTCCTCGCCGCCGAACATGTTCACCTTGGTCATCTTCAGCGGGACCAGGCTGACGGCGATGATCAGGATGATGCCCAGGATGGCCTTGCCACGGTGTTCCAGCGTCCAGCGCAGGAAGCGTCCGTACTTGTGCTGCATGCGGAAGATCAGGCCGCCTTCGTTGCGCACCATCGGCGGGGTCTTCAGCCGCGCCGAGATCATCGGGATCAGGCTCACCGCGACCAGCCAGGAGGCCAGCAGCGACACCGAGATCGTGATCGCGATCTGCGACATGTAGATGCTGAGGAAGTTGCGGTCGCCGAACAGGTTCGGGACGAACACGATGCAGTGGCACAGGGTGCCCGCCGACAGCGCGATGGCCACGTGCCGGGTGCCCAGGATCGAGGCCAGGCGCGGCTGGCCGGGAAGGCGCTCGCGTTCCTGGTAGATGCTTTCCACCACCACCACCGCGTTGTCCACCAGCATGCCCACCGCCAGCAGCAGGCCCATCATCGACAGGATGTTGAGCGTGACGCCGGCGAAGTACATGAAGCCCAGCGTCATCACGAAGCAGATGGGGATCGCCAGGGTCACCATCAGCGTCGACGGCCAGTGGCGCAGGAAGAAGAACAGCACGGCGATCGACAGCAGCAGGCCGATGCCGCCCGCCTCCGCCAGCTCCAGCAGGGACTTGGTGACGTTGTCGCCCTGGTTCTCGATGATCTTGATCTGCACGCCGCTCAGCGCCGGCTCCTCGCGGATCCGGTTGACCTCGGCCAGCGCGTTCTTCGACACCTCCACCAGGTTGGCGTTACGCTCCTTGAAGATGTCCAGGCCCACGGCCGGATGGCCGTCGAGGCGGCGGCCCATGTTCATGCGGGCCGGCTTCAGACGCACTTCGGCCACGTCGCCCAGGCGGACGCCGTTGGCGATCACCAGGTCGCGCAGTTCCTGCAGGTCGGTCAGCTCGCCCACGGGCTGCACGCGCAGGCGCCGGCCTCCGTCGTCGATCTGGCCCGCCGACACCGAGAAGTTCACCGCCTGCAGGCGCGTGCTCAGCTCGTTGAGGCTCAGGTTGTGCGCGCTGAGGCGATCGGGTTCGATCGCCACCTCCACTTCATTGGGCGGCGCGCCGGAGATCTCCACCCGCGCCACGCCCGGGATGCGCTCCAGGCGGCGCTTGAACTCGCGGTCGATCAGGTCGTAGGCCGAGACCAGGTTCTGCGACTCGCTGGCCAGCCGGACGCGGAGCACGGGCTGGTCGGTGGTGGAGAACTTCAGCACGAAGTAGCGCTGCAGGTCGTCGGGCAGGTCGGCGCGGATCGCATCGATGCGCTCGCGCGCCTCCGAGGCGGCGATCGCGACGTCGCGCTCCCAGTCGGTGAACTGCATGAAGATCGTCGCCCCGTCGGCCTTGGCCTCCGAGTCGATGCGCTTGATGCCGCTCATGGTCGACATCGACTCTTCGATCGGGCGCAGCACCGTGCGCTCGACCTCCTCCGGCGTGGAGCCCGTGTAGGGCACCTGGACGAAGATGAAGGGCGGCGAGACCTCGGGGAAGGCTTCCAGCGGCAGGCGGATCGCGGCGATCAGGCCGATGACGAACATCGACACGAAGAACATGATCGTCGTGACGGGCCGCTTGATGCTGAGTTCGGCGACACTCATGCGTGGCCTCCGTCCGTCAGCGGGTCGCCCTCGTGCTCCAGCGCGGTGGCCACTTCGGCCTGGTCACGGCGGTTGCGGCGACCGCGTTCGCGGTAGTACTCGTCGGCGCGGCGGTCCAGCCGGTCGTACACCACCGGGATCACCACCAGGGTCAGCAGCGTGGACACCAGCAGGCCGCCGATGACCGTGATCGCCATCGGCGAGCGGACCTCGGCGCCGGCGCCCATCGCCAGCGCGAGCGGCGCGAAACCGAACAGGGTGCACAGCGTGGTCATCACGATCGGACGCAGTCGCGAGCGGGCGCCTTCCACCAGTGCCGTGCGCTTGGCCACGCCTTCCTCGCGCAGCTGGTTGACCTTGTCGATCAGGATGATGGCGTTCTTGACCACCAGTCCCACCAGCAGGATCAGGCCGATGAACACCACCACCGACACCGGCGAGCGCGTCATCAGCAGTGCCAGCACGGCGCCGACCAGGGCCAGCGGGATGGTGAACAGGATCACGAAGGGATGCAGCAGCGACTCGAACTGCGAGGCCATCACCAGGTAGACCAGGAAAATGGCCAGGCCGAAGGCGAACAGCAGCGAGTTGATCGACTCCTTGAGCTCTTCGCCCTGGCCGCCGATGTGCATGCGCACGTCCGCGCCGAGCGGCTGGGCCGCCACCAGGTCCTGCACTTCCTGCACGGCGCCGCCCAGGTCGATGTCGCGCAGGTTGGCCGAGACGATCGCCACGCGTACCTGGTCGACACGGTGGATCTCGCTGGGACCGGTGGTCGACACGACGTCGGCGACGGAGTCCAGCGTGACCGGACGGCTGCTGCCCGGATTGACGATCAGGTGGCGGATGCTCTCGACCGAGGCGCGGTCCGATTCCTGCGCGCGCACCAGCACGTCGATCTTCCGGTCGCGGAAGCTGTAGCGCGTGGCCACCTCACCGCGCACCTTCTTGACCACCGCGTCGGCGATCTGGCGCGTGGTCAGGCCCAGCGACGCGGCGCGGTCCTGGTCGAAGCGGATCTGGATCTCGGGGAAGCCCTGCTCCACGGTCGACTTGACGTCGGCGTAGTGCGCGTTCTTGCGCAGCATGGCGGCCATCTGCTGGCCGGCGCGCTGGATGGTTTCCAGGTCCGTGCCGTGCAGTTCGATTTCCAGCGGCGGCGAGAAGTTGAACAGCTCCGGCCGGCTGAAGTCGACCTGCGCCTGCGGGAAGGCCCGCATCGTCGCGCGCAGCTTCTCGGTCTGGCTGGCTTCGAATTCCTTGCTGCCGCCGCCTTCCATCACGATCGACAGCTTGCCGATGTTCTCGCCGCTTTCGGTGGGGCTGGCATCCAGGCGGGTGCCGCTGCCGCTGACGCCGTACATGCTCGCGATGCCGGCATCCTTGGCATGGCGGGCCTGCAGCTGCGTCACCATCGCATCGGTGTCGCGCAGCGGCGTGCCGGGAGGCAGCTTGACCGTCATTTCGAAGCGGTCCTGGGCCAGCTGCGGGATCAGGTCGGCGCCGAGCATCGGCACCAGCACCAGGGTCAGCGCGAAGGCCGCCGCAGCGCCGCCCAGCACCAGGCCGGGGCGATCGAGCGCGGAAGGCAGCAGGCGCAGGTAGCGCGACTCCACGCGCCCATAGGTCCCCATTGCCCGATCGCTCAGCCAGCGCATCACCGGGCCCACGCCCCCGCTGACACCGCGCCACACGCGGACCACGACCCAGGCGATGCCGAAGAACGCCCAGCGGAACGCGCCACTGATCATGTGCACGATGAACGCCAGCGGCTTGAACGCGCGCGAGGCGGGCTGCCACTTCGGATGCGGCGCTTCCTCCGGGAAGGCCAGCGGCGGCCGGCCCTTCAGGGCGCTGAGCATCGGAATCAGGGTCATCGCCACGACCAGCGAGATGCCGATGGCGATCGCCACGGTCAGCGCCTGGTCGCGGAACAGCTGGCCCGCGATGCCTTCCACGAAGACCAGCGGCAGGAACACGGCGATGGTGGTCAGCGTCGAGGCGACGACGGCCATGCTGACTTCGCGCGTGCCCTGGATGGCGGCATCCAGGATGCCCAGGCCGCGTTCGCGCGCCTTGGCGATGGATTCCAGCACCACGATGGAGTCGTCGACCACCAGGCCTGTGGCCAGTGCCAGGCCGCCCAGCGACATGACGTTGAGGCTCAGGCCCAGCTGGTCCATGAAGAAGAACGTGGTGATGATCGAGATCGGCAGCGACAGGCCCACCACGAAGGTGCTCCAGCCGTCGCGCAGGAACAGGAAGATGATCAGGATCGCCAGGAAGCCGCCGATCACGGCGTCCTTCTTGACGTCGCTGATGGCGTCGCGGATGAAGCCGGACTGGTCCTCGATCGTGGTCAGTTCCACGTCGGCCGGCATCTGCTCCTTGATCTCCTTCAGCCGCGCCTGGATGGCGTCGGCGGTGGCGACCGTGTTCGAGTCGCCTTCCTTGTAGATGGCCAGTTCGACCGCTTCACGGCCGGCCAGGCGGATGATGGCCTCGCGTTCCTTGTGGCCCTGGCGCACGTCGGCCACGTCCTTCAGGCGCACCGGCATGCCGCCGGCGGCGACGCTGGAACCGGAAGACTGCGCGCTCTGCACCGAGGCCGCTGCTGCCATCGCGCTTGCGTCGCCCGAGGCAGCGGCCACGCGGGCCATCTGTTCGGCCGCGCTCGCCGCGGCGCCGCCACCGGCGGCCTGCGTGGTGACGAGCATCTCGCGGATTTCGTCCACGGTGGCGAACTGGTTGACAGTCCGCACCAGGTAACGCTGGGTTCCCTCCTCCAGGCGGCCGCCGGAGATGTTGATGTTCTCCTGCTGCAGGCGCTGGATGACGGTGTCGATCGGCAGGCTGAGCTGGGCCAGCTTCTGCTGGTCGATGTCGACCTGGATCTCATCCTCCAGGCCACCGCCGACCTTGACCGCGGCCACGCCGTCGACGGGCTCGAGCTTCTTCTTCAGGTCGTCGTCGGCGTACCGGCGCAGCATGGTGAGCGCACGCAGCGAATCGCCGTCCTTCTTGGAGGACAGCGCCAGGCGCAGGATCGGCTGGGTGGACGGATTGAAGCGCAGCAGCACCGGCTTCTTGGCTTCCAGCGGCAGCTGCACGACTTCCATCTTGTCGCGCACCTCCAGGCTGGCCTGGTTCATGTCGGTACCCCAGGCGAACTCGAGCACCACGTCGCTCTGGCCGGTGCGCGACACCGACTTGAGCTTGCGCAGTCCCTTGACCACGCCGACGGCCTCTTCGACCGGCTCGCTGATCAGGGTTTCGATTTCCGCCGGTGCCGCACCGGCGTATTCGGTGCGCACCGTCAGGGTGGGATAGCTGAGGTCAGGCAGCAGATTCACCTTCAGGCTGAACAGCGCGATCATGCCGAACAGCAGGAAGGTGATCGCCGTCATGGCGATGGTGACCCGCCGACGGACCGAGAATTCGATCAGGCCGCCGGAGGCCGCTTGCGTGGTGTTGGTCACGGGTTTGGGCCTCGGGCTCAGTTCTTCTTGGCTTCGGTCTTTTCGGCGGCGGCGACCTTGGGCGCGCCCGCACCGATCACCTGCACGACGGTGCCATCGCGCAGCGCGGTCTTGCCGGCGATCACGACCTGCTCGCCCTGCTTCACGCCCGAACGCACCTCGGCCCATTCGCCGTCGGTGTAACCCAGCTTGACCGGCACGCGCGCGGACTTGTCGCCGCGCACCACGAACACCGCCGGTTCGCTTTCATCTTCCAGCAGCGCCACGCGGGGCACCACGAGCGCATCGGCGCGCTGGTCGTAGTCGATCCGGATGCGGCCGAACATGCCCGGCTGCAGGGTGCCGCCGCCTTCGAAGGCGCAGATCACGCGGAAGGTGCCGCTGCCCGAATCCACGACCGGGGCCACGCGGTCCACCGCGCCGGTGAAGACCTTGCCCGGCAGCGCGTCGACCGTCAGCTGCACCGGCAGGCCCGGCTTGAGCGTGGCCAGTTCGCGCTCGGGGACGTTGAGCACGGCTTCCAGGCGGGAGACGTCGACGATGCGGATGATCGGCGTGTTGA
This genomic interval carries:
- a CDS encoding efflux RND transporter permease subunit, yielding MSPRPKPVTNTTQAASGGLIEFSVRRRVTIAMTAITFLLFGMIALFSLKVNLLPDLSYPTLTVRTEYAGAAPAEIETLISEPVEEAVGVVKGLRKLKSVSRTGQSDVVLEFAWGTDMNQASLEVRDKMEVVQLPLEAKKPVLLRFNPSTQPILRLALSSKKDGDSLRALTMLRRYADDDLKKKLEPVDGVAAVKVGGGLEDEIQVDIDQQKLAQLSLPIDTVIQRLQQENINISGGRLEEGTQRYLVRTVNQFATVDEIREMLVTTQAAGGGAAASAAEQMARVAAASGDASAMAAAASVQSAQSSGSSVAAGGMPVRLKDVADVRQGHKEREAIIRLAGREAVELAIYKEGDSNTVATADAIQARLKEIKEQMPADVELTTIEDQSGFIRDAISDVKKDAVIGGFLAILIIFLFLRDGWSTFVVGLSLPISIITTFFFMDQLGLSLNVMSLGGLALATGLVVDDSIVVLESIAKARERGLGILDAAIQGTREVSMAVVASTLTTIAVFLPLVFVEGIAGQLFRDQALTVAIAIGISLVVAMTLIPMLSALKGRPPLAFPEEAPHPKWQPASRAFKPLAFIVHMISGAFRWAFFGIAWVVVRVWRGVSGGVGPVMRWLSDRAMGTYGRVESRYLRLLPSALDRPGLVLGGAAAAFALTLVLVPMLGADLIPQLAQDRFEMTVKLPPGTPLRDTDAMVTQLQARHAKDAGIASMYGVSGSGTRLDASPTESGENIGKLSIVMEGGGSKEFEASQTEKLRATMRAFPQAQVDFSRPELFNFSPPLEIELHGTDLETIQRAGQQMAAMLRKNAHYADVKSTVEQGFPEIQIRFDQDRAASLGLTTRQIADAVVKKVRGEVATRYSFRDRKIDVLVRAQESDRASVESIRHLIVNPGSSRPVTLDSVADVVSTTGPSEIHRVDQVRVAIVSANLRDIDLGGAVQEVQDLVAAQPLGADVRMHIGGQGEELKESINSLLFAFGLAIFLVYLVMASQFESLLHPFVILFTIPLALVGAVLALLMTRSPVSVVVFIGLILLVGLVVKNAIILIDKVNQLREEGVAKRTALVEGARSRLRPIVMTTLCTLFGFAPLALAMGAGAEVRSPMAITVIGGLLVSTLLTLVVIPVVYDRLDRRADEYYRERGRRNRRDQAEVATALEHEGDPLTDGGHA